CTCAGTCGTCTAAGCCATATTTTTTATTTAATGGCTGTGTGAAAAAAATGAGGAGTAATGCATGATTTCGATTAATGGTAATCTGGAAAAGGATGTATGGAGTAACACATTAACCGAATGAGGAATGTGTCGCAGTGTATGCTTAAGACTTTTGAGTATATGACAAATGCTGTTGATTTTTCTCTTGGCTCTTTTGTCTCTGTAACCAGTGGTTCGGATGTACAAATTTTTGTTCTGGAATGTcgtcggaaacagcctctttgtgttgccaacacaagggtaaggcttcgtaccccccccccccccccctccctcctttaccccgcaatttgcgggagccattgagggaCTGGAGTAATGTTGTCGTAATGTCATTGGAAAATGTTGCTACTAAGGTTTctctttacatttttttttttcacactATTATTTCTCTGTCATGGGGATCACCTGTATTGTACATCTACGATTCACATTTATCGGTTGTCATGTTGATGTCGTGCTTATTGCAATCAGATTTGTGCTGCTAACGTGTTCTCGGTGCAGATCTGGTATGACAATGTCCCTCACCCTAAGCTAGTGGACTACAAGAAGGATCAGCACTGGGTTGTGAAGTCGGATGATCATTTCATTTTTCCTGGAGGTGGAACTCAGTTTAAGGAAGGTGTCACACATTATATTGACTTTATTGAGAAGGTATACCAAGTTTCCCAACTTTACAAGTATCACAAAAAATGCTCGACTGCATCAACCTGACATGGTCCATGTTACTTTGACACTTCACTTTTGTTGCTATACCCGTGCCTGACATGACACTCAAGAATATAGGCATGTTGTGAAACACTTAGTATGACAATAATATTGAATTTATTTGAGCCTTGTTTCTCCAACATCTCTATATTTCACTTACAATTTCTAAGATTTCAAATTTTAGCCTATATATTCGTTTAGAAGATGTGTCCCTGTCCCCGACCCTCATTTTAGGACAGGGTCATCGGCTACTCATGTCTACTTGTGTCGAGTCCGACACTTGGATATGTTTCTGTGTCCAACCCCATACTGTGACACGAGTGTGACTAAGATAAGGCATGACTAACCAGTTTGAATGGCTAAGACTGTAAGTTCATTTGAAGCAGGGTTTCCAGGTTGAATATATTCCCTTTTAGTCGAAATAATTTATCACAGAATACCATTTAGAAATGAACTACATCAAGTTCTGTTTGCGTCTTTACAATCTTAGATAAAGTAAATGGATTGTATAAAAATCCAGCAGACCATATGTACAAACTAGGAGATCGTCCATTTGGTTTGacatgcctttttttttttttaaactattCTCCAGGCAATACCCGCAGTCAAATGGGGTCAGAACATTAGGGTTATATTGGACGTCGGCTGTGGTGTTGCCAGCTTTGGAGGGCATTTGTTGGACAGAGATGTTCTTACCATGTCATTGGCTCCTAAAGACGAACATGAAGCTCAAATACAATTTGCTTTAGAACGTGGAATTCCTGCCACCCTTTCAGTCATTGGAACTCAACAGCTGACATTTCCAGACAATGCCTATGACCTCATACATTGTGCAAGGTGCAGAGTTCACTGGGATGGAGACGGTAGTTTCTGAGAACCTTCATGAAACTAGTTTAGGCACTTCTTGCATTTGGTCTTTTTTTTATTGAGGATTTTGTTTATTGAGACTCTTGATTTACTACTAAGGTGTCCCCAAGTAGAGGTAATAAATTTTTAGTCAATAAACTATATctaagagttgaaaaaaaaatcacTCCGTAAAATGTATGTCATGTATAACAATGTCTTGAAAATTATTCAACCAGACACCTAAACAAATTTTCTGATTCGTCACTGCCTGTGAAGGAGTCTTTTTGGAATCTGCAATATGATGTAATTGATCTTCGCAGGCGGTAGGCCTTTGCTGGAGCTCAATAGGGTTCTCAGACCTGGAGGGTTCTTCATCTGGTCCGCTACACCAGTATATCGTGATGATCAAAAGGACATGACCGTATGGAACTGTAAGTCTATTTCTgaatgataattttttttttttgaggaagctGAATTATTTTCAGCCAGTGGTTAATGACTGGTTGTTGTTGTCTTTGTCCTTTAAATTATACATATAATGTTGTGTCACAAAATTTCAGATCTAATTTTTTTTAACATTTGTATGGTATGCTTCCCTGCAGCTATGGTATCTTTAACAAAGTCAATGTGCTGGAAGGTAGTGGCAAAGACCATGATGTCGACAGGAGTTGGGCTAGTAGTATATCAGAAGCCGGTTTCATCATCGTGCTACAAGGAACGTGAAAACAATGACCCCCCAATGTGTGACGCTGTGGGGAGAAACATGTCATGGTACTGGTCATTTTTTGTTTCCTTCTAGGTGTAAACTGTGAAGGTAGTCACATTGGCAGTAAGTGCTCTTTTCTTTCATATGCAGGTACACACTCCTTGAAAGATGCCTTCTTCAGCTTCCACCTGAAGCCTCCAGTTGGCCTCCCATTTGGCCTAAAAGGCTTACCTCTAAGCCTTTCAGCCTTTCATCGGCACCTATTGTGGAAGAAACATTTAAGAATGACACTAAACATTGGTCAACTCTTGTGTCTGATGTTTACGTGGGCGGCCTTGGAATAAACTGGTCTTCTGTACGTAATGTAATGGATATGACTGCTGCTCATGGAGGGTGAGAATATTTTCTTCTTATTGCTATCAACAGCCTTTCTTAAAAAATACGGAGTAATCAATATCTATTCTATTATTCGATAAGCAAATGAGAGCCATAAAGATTTTTTTGATTCTGATGACGGGTTTACCGGCTAAAGTAGCTGAACTTTGCATTTtgtccttttatttatttttcgagAATGGAAATTGCTCTTCTATTTTAATATAGTCTGGTTCTATAGACAATTGGACGACTTTTGCTCATTCTAGATTTTATTTTTTCATTGTTTTGCCTGATCAATTGGGCTACTCAGGCCATCATAATAAACCATTCTGAGATTTCAGGTTTGATATTTCAGGTTCGCTGCAGCGCTTATAAACAAGCCGCTGTGGGTGATGAATGTCATCCCTATCCATGAGCCAGATACCCTGAATATAATCTTTGATAGAGGGTTGATAGGAGTCTATCATGATTGGTGTGAGTCCTTCAATACCTATCCAAGGACTTATGATCTACTCCACTCTACATTCCTTTTCAGCAATCTTCCTGTCAGGTACACTCCAGGCTTAAACAAGCAACAACTTCAATTTATTCATTTGAAATATAATGTCATCGGATTGTTTACCTCGGACTTCCAAGTTCTGTTTCCGTGAACTGTTGAAAACATTATTGCTATTATAATACCAAAATTCTAGATTTTAACTTTGTTTAGCACAAAACTAAGGTAAATGCAAATTTGCAAAAGTCAAGCTTACTTGATACTTCATCTCATCATAGTAAATAAGGGTATGCTGTGACCAGAGTCCCTCGGTGTAAATCCGCCAATGTTTAATTTGGCGGTTGAACGATGGGGATGTTAGGCTGCTGGCTTTTCATTTCAAAAGTTGATGTCATCTGATTGTTTACTACCACTGGATGACCCCAAGTTTTTTAGTTTCCTCTCGAACCCTTTAtttgctattttttttttctttttatagaTTTATAGATTTCAGCTTTCATCAGCACAAAAATTAGGTACCATTGCCTCCGTGCTTTAAGGACAcctgcaaattgcggggtaaTGTGTGTGTTAACGTTACACTAGGAACACAAAAGTAAGGTAAATGcagaagaaaaaagaaatagtGGTTTTCTGGTATCAGAGACTCGATTATCTTAATGTTAATCCACCAATGTTCATTTTGGCTGTCATATGATGTGGAATGTTGTATTTTCTAGATGCGACATCATAGACTTGGCTGTCGAGATAGATCGCATTGTGAGACCCGATGGGTGGATTTTGATTGAAGAATCCAAGCCAATGATCAACAAGCTTGGTGCAATATTTCATTCTCTCCATTGGTCTGTCAATCTCTACAACGATAGATACCTTGTTGGCAAGAAAAGTTTCTGGCGTCCACAAGGCGGTCAGGTGCATAGATGAACGAACCTTCTCCGCGGCATTCCAATTTTATCCGATGTCCCAGAAGGAGCTGTATAGATGAACCTTGAGATGAAGAGGGGTATCTGAAATTCTGAATCTtaccattcttttttttttgagaagTGTATAGGAAGATTTTGAAACTATTTTATTTAATTATAAATTTATTACGGAGTGTGTAAATTTTGGATGAGGTATACGAAAGAGAGACGTGTTTTGTCTTAATTGAAATGTTTCTTCCTCCTGCTTGGAGGATTAACATGTAGGCAGTGATGGCTTCAGTTACAGTGTTGAGCAAAAATCGTATTGATCGAGTTTGGTAGACAAAAGTGAAAATTTTGAAGGATGACTAAGAATAAACTCGCACTCTCTTTACACTATCGCGTAATTTATCCAAGTAATATGGATTAATTCTTTTCTGAACGtgaatccccctactactaagagaataaaaattctcaaaaaaTTTCCCTCCAAACTCCACCTACTTATATAAAGGAAATAAATAAAACTTTCTCATTAAACTACAATCTTTTTCCTAAAGcatgattttttttattaaattcttgattataattatataatgttttaataaaaataaaataaaaggagtatgaaattataaaatacaaaatcgTTAATTTTTATTCGAAAATGACTTAATGCATACTTAAactttataaaataataaaataatattattagctaCGTGAAAAAACTCATTAAGATAAATTAagcaaagttataaaataaaatcattaactTTATGTTAAAAAAAATTCATGACATACTacattttttttctcatattaaaATACAATTAGGGTGAAATATAAAAAAGTGAAGGTATAAAATTTGGAAtgaatcctcctatatactaagggggcgtttggttagagaaagggaaaagaaaaggaaattagAAAGGGTAAGAGGGGAAAGGTAAGTGATTACCTAAaacttaactagttgtttggttacatcaagaaaatgaagtgtggtgggttgtggtttgtTTGGGTGTACGGGTGGTGGTTTAGGTGGGGTGGTTGTGGtagttgtggtggtggtgatggtggcggtggcggtggcagtggggtggctgtggtggtggtgatggtggtggtggcgtcatGGTGGTTATGGAGGTGGTGTTGCAgtggtggtttatgtggggtggctgtggtggtggttttggtggtggtgATAGTGGTGGGGGTGGTGatagtggtggtgatggtggcgtggtggtggtgatggtggtggtggcgtcatGGTGGTGTTGTGGTAGTGGTTTATgttggtggctgtggtggtggtggtggtggtggtggtgacgaTGGCGTCTTGATGGTAACGGGTGTGGTGGGAGTCGTAAGTGTGGTTGTAGATAAATAAGGTGGTTGAAGGGTAACAAGGGTAATGAAATCTCATACCTTGGGGGATGAGGGGTAAGGaattaggggtcgtttggttcaatagttaggaatggaatggattgaaaTGAGAAACCATAGAAGTATGGGGTTCTAATTCCATACCTTACAAATCATATTTGGttcattagaaaaataaacaCAAAGGAATAGAGTTAGAATCCATGGGAATgaggtgggtatgggattccatggggttggggtggaattagaatccatcaggattctaactccattccaaaatgcccAACCAAACACTGGAATGAgtagaatccattccattccattccaaaccccccaaccaaacaccccctagaTGGATTGAGAGGTAAGGAAGGGAATTTCAttctctttgtttgtgtcaaacaaacaccaacaaaggaaatcaataacattgtttccctttccctttcttatagacctccaaccaaacgccccctaaaagaataaaattctccaaagTTTTCCTCCAAAAGGTATAAagctaaataagaaaacaaaaatacttctttctttaaattattatcatttcatcaaaatataaccttttaatcaaataactagttttgtggcccgtgaaattcacgggatgttttgttttgagtgtgatgtttctagtgtttttagtaattgaaattttataaaatatcaaaacatatAGTAAGCTCACCTTATGAATAAGTCATCATTGATTGCGTACTAAGATTACGGGCATTtacatgttaacataaagattaaagtcgataaattaaataagccaaagtaggtgaatattgctattttttcgaaggtaaaatgatgaaaaaaacaaacaaataccaaaattaaatatacatttgaaaaaaataaaaataaaactattagtcattcacgttgatgtcgtcaatcttgtagttagtctCCAGTATATAGTTTTAAGCTATCCTAGTATTTTACTTCAATTCTCCATATAGTCTTCTTTTTCCAACGAATCGaccctataataaaaaaaaataactcAGTATTTAGTTtgaattaaccaacaaaatagtgaaattagttttatgcaatattatcgttGTTAACTTAAGTTTCCTCTtaaatagtgaaagaaaaagggaatgagAATGAAGTCGTAGAGATATAAGTATATTACCTTTGAATAGctcaacaccacaaatcttgatagcccctaaatgaaaacaaaacaaacacaaacgatgaaattgaaaatgtgatggaacatttcataacccaatgaaacttacataaaaggtaaataaattagttaataattttaaaaccttaataaacttggcttgatgttaatagaatgataggaaagtttagtgatacatttagttctacttacgatagagataagaaaaattttggcttataaattttgtcttccataaaaaatatataaagaattgaggatgtgttttatgacttttgagcatccttttttcattattatcaaaattaatataggtataaatatgaatcaaggttcaagacttttgagcatcatttttcattattatgaaatttaatataaacattaataaggaataaagagaaatagaatgtataagttttgcttgattattattattattatttttttttttacaagatCCACTTTACAGGAGATTGATTTAAGATGTTGTCTTATTATGTAACTAAAATATGACATGTAAATGATGATAGTTAGTTATGCTTGCCtttaattagatttatatattttatatttagattattgagttatagatttttctcattattatgaaatttaatatagacataaatatggagcaaagGACAAATGGAATGTAAAagatttgctttattattattattattattattttttttaacaaaatcCACTTTGCATAAGAGTGGTTTaaaaattatcttatgaaatttaaaatatgacattcagttaatggtagatagtttggattactttttaattatagattataattttataaattcaattattattccatgcatatcatattgtcaatataattaaataatcaataaaaataaataagaattaatggggtgtgaaaatgtcatgtgaaatggaattgaatgttctaagctacccttttaattagatagtatagatttcatgcaatgttatTTATAATTGAGTATGCCATCTTCCTGCAAtttcaatacaaacacaaaaacaataactaaataatattcttactaatttaaaacataataaggataaaaagcgaaataattcatttaattatctatgtatgtatactttacctaccaactttttgaataaaaatgaaaattaggattgttataatagttatataggaaactttttattattaattattgattaatttCAACAATCTATTCGAGGGACGAGAAACGATTTTGTGaattaaaagagagaaaaaagaattatgataactacaaattataatgatggtgagagaaaaccaaaaaaccatcctattaaataaaagaaattaaaggttaaataaataagcagattaataaccaaatttatgagaggaaaataaagagtttgtattaatttattttttgtgtttgcaattaatatttttttaatttttttgcacttataagcatgtgacagttttaaagataactttttaatacataatctagacttttataatattgtataaataaataatcaagtaatctgcgggaaataaatctgtatacttcccttaaactagaaggattataacgatttaataaagatgatctaaggtcataaaataaaatacataaacataagtaaaaagatttagaattaaccttcggtcttagcaaatatggcctaagaacaatatcaaaattgatattcgcctattagttgcacccaagacgatctgagatatgccctttgattatgctagaaatcaatctaaaattttctgtaaaatttaattgtctttgtgttgttgtgatgagaaagaggaggctaggtcaagaaaaagcattagggtagaaataattctctaccgatcgaacccatgacctcttggcttgtgtaccctcactattaccactatgacacattcaacttgttgatattaaatacaactgattatatttaactacgaattaacagattaattcgtccaagctaacattatatatatttaattaaatataacttattatatttaatttacgaattgacagttaattcgtctcaacttaatattatttaattttcattaaataattatctcatcaacacattgattaactttttagtcattttgggcatcaatgtaattatatttctataaccacatttctcaaacacgtcctataggtgtgacctttagggaccagttgatcaccgccatctgtatgataataacgtcaaactttctagcaagccaaccgttcttaggtaaacgttaatcaactgattaaatatacgaagtatacccttgtgaacctgtaagagatttacaaattttatcacactaatttgtggaggacgcaagctccaacaaactcccacttgtcctcacaagtgtatgtgcgataaccgattctcatatcctataaaatttctcccactcaatgtaaaacaatttgcaaatccgaattcacaaaggtcgtattttacaagcgatcaatttcaagagtggtttccccgactagagagtaacttaactgataaacgaatcaacattcgagcatggccatgcatttcagttacaactcctcgagtggccctgagaaataactatacctgataagggttggatattttcctcaactcgaatcctgcagatgtaagtacagtatgaaatgacccagaaaaaaactacttagcctccgattcggcagaccatgagaaagaaaccaaagtcacccaaaaactgccttaatctcaagagacagtcgatagtcaaaagaatcgactctaggaacacaatggatgtcctatccacgacctggcaccgaatgttattaaacatttaggactccattaggttgtcacaaaaagttgtcctacgaggtatcgtcataatctcgtatctgtgatcgattagtcaaccgtttaacttatggctcgttgaacccaccatcaatcgactgcacaatataatagccggagttatcagctcacattggcgattacggaccaaaacaaatataatgtaattcagttcactttgtggcgttcaatgttgtaacgccccgtaatttcggaccgttagtatatttcggaaataatttgttaatcaaataaaatttgatatttaagtatttaaagtaaaaataattcaaagaaatataattttattatattttgaagaaaaatatttattttgatagtttcgaaatgtttaaaaatagtatTCTAACATGTGAATTCTAAACTGACCaaaataaactatcatgtgaaacatataacaaacagtaatccaaactttatcaactgtaaccggcttacatctcacctattacaattcataaaatcaccatacaagaaagggcaatatatcaaagacaggcataagttcttagtacggtcaatagtcactttgtaactcgagtctataccacgaggtagggaaggtaatcgaaccggtatcttggctcagcggttaatattaataaaacatggccaagacacaacacaaccctagcctaaaatctgcgcagacctagacatgcggatacacaccaccgcacccaagacccacaatttttctaaaacaaagtgagtaccctaaggagtccaccaaagggttggctagtacttaagctgaccacttactatcaaaataagtaacgaggtcatgccccaacttggatataaatccactagtcaggaacacaaaggctattaagcagtgaacatatactcgtcagagactataaagacctatctatgacaaacacaacaacctgcatgtgacaccctcatttatcgcggaaaagtaaacacgtatccaactagtgtcaactaataccattaccctttctagttaccaaaacaagtgctaagacttcccaataatgtagcttactctcactctcataccatagctCAAGTAGTAATCTACTtaaatttttttttgcaaaaagccaaaatagaagtaaaggtttcacttttaaacccaattggggtcAAATCCCtaaaaatgtaacattaaactttgacaaagaagtcataaatagatcaaaattaacagaaatcggacaacattccaccaaaattcccaaattcgaAAGGTCATCAAgggttactccccactgaattgtggctttcgtgtttgtataaaatgcgattgacaggttgaagatttagatggggtcacagacgagctagtgagcataaggaaccttagacctagtttggttttttttttttagtagtaaaccttttaattcttggttatgtatatattttgaagggacatatgtctccctcttttaccttGGGTTTGTATTTCTATATTCTCGCAACTTTAGTtgggttatgtaaattagttggttggcatttgcaggttttgggcactcttaagttggaattgtttgtgaatggtttaggaaagttttaaaaattacaggttttatctagttgaaccaattacaaacatatcctgtcagttgtagaatttacgtaattagTTAACGCtatatttaagggtgtcacagttggtatcagagccataaAGCAGGCCATCAGACCCGCCAACCTCACGACTCAAAACAGTCCCGTTTTGGGTTCTCTTAAACCCGTCCCAAGTACTCATCCGTACGACCCAACTCAGTCCCAcaaactacacatggcctcattTCCAAAGttattatggaagccaatcaaaaactcgtctacttagtcaatcctttagtccgtgttctttggcgttgtggaaatgtcgaagaggagacttgggagactgaagcttctatgttagctaaatatcctgaattattctcgtaaggtattccttttcttactctttttctactgtgacacccttaaataacgcGATAATTAACACCTaaaatctacggaaaaactggtaggatatgtttgtaattgctccaactatataaaaacctataatttcaaaaatttttctaaaccaatcacaacatttccaacatttccaagaggcgggtgccaaaacctgcattgctaacgaactaatttacatgctatagctaacgataagaaaatgtaatgatacaaacccaaaatagaaaagggagacatatgtcccttcaaattatatacaaaaccaaaagttaaaaggtttactataagaaaaaaaaccaaaactaggtccaaggttccttatgctcactagctcgtctgtgaccccaacaaagcatcaacaacctgtcaatcgcattttatacaaacacgaaagccacaatacagtggggagtaacttcgagtcctcccagccacgaatcatcttaattaatgtaacatgtaatgaacatgtaaactatatgaaaatttaatctaatttccaagtatcctaacatatgaatgctaaattgactgatttaaactatcatgtgaaaaatataacaagtagtaatccaaactctatcaaccatagccggcttgcatctcaccttctatgattcatagaatcatcaaacaagaaagggcaatatatcaaagacagggcataagttcttagtaccgtcaatagtcactcagaactcgagtctataccacgaggtagggaaggtaatcgaaccggtatcttggctcagcggttaatattaataaaacatggccaagacacaacacaaccctagcctaaaatctgcgcagacctagacatgcggatacacaccaccgcacccaagacccacaatttttctaaaacaaagtgagtaccctaaggagtccaccaaagggttggctagtacttaagctgaccacttactatcaaaataagtaacgaggtcatgccccaacttggatataaatccactagtcaggaacacaaaggctattaagcagtgaacatatactcgtcagagactataaagacctatctatgacaaacacaacaacctgcaagagatATTCAATACCCATTTCAATTCTAgcaaattttaacaatattaaaggctttaggggaaactagggccatttttacaatataagaagctactcaaatcaactaactacacatgtgaaacataaatataataaatggcctaaaacaagaaaaaggccgattatccaattcatataaaacttcatccaaccgaatttttacccgcaaccccactgcggcagtgcgggttaaattgcggctgaccaatcactcaattaactgacatcgaatcagtcaaagggactaaggctcaattttcggcacaatcatgaaaacattacaattatagctatataattcattttgagcctattaattacaatttcattttgtaaactatcctaacttgtgataactatcaatataacataatttttttttttaccattaacataatttttaactaCTATTATGATTTATTTCCTAagtttaaccatatgttacttagtctaattatatcattaatgaacctaaaatgacgaacaaagcatggaaaaccgcgaaacaagtaacgggccgacccgggccagccgtgggcctgccgggctgctGCCGGGCCTGCTACCGCCACCCCCACAcctcttttttttccatttttgttcattataacatcgtctgaacactaattaatcgttcccaatacaactatgttaacttaaactaacacaagacataaattaagcatgcatgcatcaaattttaacatgtgaaaattactactcaaacaaaaatcaccaaacatacaaaaacaacaaagattgtgacgattattcgtcgagtaactcgaaatatgttaccttaagctagaaaatgagcaatttgcaccttaaaacccaaaccctaacaagcactagccgctatcctcgacaatatacgagtccccaaactcgtcttccaattcttcacctaattaaacaattaaaacacaaaaataagtatataaaaccgaaattacccaaaattcgtcttaaaacaacttcaagaaaactgaaattaaaacatactaggttgtagatctcgacgagggaattccggaaatgtaaatttcgtgaaaatccgataagaaacgagAAAGATGTGATGATTTTTAGCttgaaatgtataaaaatggtgttttttaaTCTTTTGGAAGGTTTTAGAAGATGaacacaagaaaattgaatactcatacaaCCCATTTCCAaaa
The Silene latifolia isolate original U9 population chromosome 11, ASM4854445v1, whole genome shotgun sequence genome window above contains:
- the LOC141612335 gene encoding putative methyltransferase PMT23, whose amino-acid sequence is MATPSSLQSLFRHENKYPFFFAFSIIFLTASLLFLLPSSHFSLFSSSPLLHQPSPTINPSNDVVLDSPPTVPAADAVQGSPELSQDSPKEAVDESPDDEVSDVRRGSPEVAKGKDDDRVRVRVTVGEIEYDEEMMKLEWGVCKGLSAVDYIPCLDNWKAIKALKSRRHMEHRERHCPEAKPRCLVPLPSGYKVPILWPKSRDMIWYDNVPHPKLVDYKKDQHWVVKSDDHFIFPGGGTQFKEGVTHYIDFIEKAIPAVKWGQNIRVILDVGCGVASFGGHLLDRDVLTMSLAPKDEHEAQIQFALERGIPATLSVIGTQQLTFPDNAYDLIHCARCRVHWDGDGGRPLLELNRVLRPGGFFIWSATPVYRDDQKDMTVWNSMVSLTKSMCWKVVAKTMMSTGVGLVVYQKPVSSSCYKERENNDPPMCDAVGRNMSWYTLLERCLLQLPPEASSWPPIWPKRLTSKPFSLSSAPIVEETFKNDTKHWSTLVSDVYVGGLGINWSSVRNVMDMTAAHGGFAAALINKPLWVMNVIPIHEPDTLNIIFDRGLIGVYHDWCESFNTYPRTYDLLHSTFLFSNLPVRCDIIDLAVEIDRIVRPDGWILIEESKPMINKLGAIFHSLHWSVNLYNDRYLVGKKSFWRPQGGQVHR